One Phaseolus vulgaris cultivar G19833 chromosome 4, P. vulgaris v2.0, whole genome shotgun sequence DNA window includes the following coding sequences:
- the LOC137837210 gene encoding ribulose bisphosphate carboxylase small subunit, chloroplastic 1: MASSMISSPAVTTVNRAGAGAGMVAPFTGLKSLGGFPSRKMNNDITSVANNGGRVQCIQVWPTVGKKKFETLSYLPPLTKEQLAKEVDYLLRKGWVPCLEFELEHGFVYREHNKSPGYYDGRYWTMWKLPMFGCTDSSQVLKELYEAQTAHPDGFIRIIGFDNVRQVQCISFIAYKPPGY, encoded by the exons atgGCTTCTTCAATGATCTCCTCCCCCGCTGTGACGACCGTTAACCGTGCCGGTGCCGGTGCCGGTATGGTGGCTCCTTTCACTGGGCTGAAGTCCCTGGGAGGGTTCCCAAGCAGGAAGATGAACAATGATATTACTTCCGTTGCGAACAACGGTGGAAGAGTGCAATGCATTCAG GTGTGGCCAACAGTTGGGAAGAAGAAGTTCGAGACTCTTTCGTACCTGCCACCCCTGACAAAAGAACAATTGGCAAAGGAAGTAGACTACCTTCTTCGGAAAGGATGGGTTCCGTGCTTGGAATTCGAATTGGAG CATGGTTTCGTGTACCGTGAACACAACAAGTCACCTGGATACTATGATGGAAGGTACTGGACGATGTGGAAGCTGCCTATGTTTGGGTGCACTGATTCTTCTCAGGTGTTGAAGGAGCTTTACGAGGCTCAGACTGCTCATCCCGATGGTTTCATCCGTATCATTGGATTTGACAACGTTCGTCAAGTGCAGTGCATCAGTTTCATTGCCTACAAGCCACCAGGCTACTAA